One Phaseolus vulgaris cultivar G19833 chromosome 2, P. vulgaris v2.0, whole genome shotgun sequence DNA window includes the following coding sequences:
- the LOC137810737 gene encoding transcription termination factor MTEF1, chloroplastic yields MAILQLFPTNSQFSCHLKPPATLDRGIVFNEKVRYLKALKVKPEKAFHLNPILRSSPLAVLESVTRCLYSLGVPRTAMGRILDMHPVLLTCDPYSQLYPLLDFLLHEVRIPFPDVHLCILRCPRLLVSSVDNQLRPTLLLLRELGFCGPHSLTCQTTLLLVSSVEDTILPKLEFLKSLGFTHIEVCNMVVRSPGLLTLSVKKNLVPKVEFFLKEMNGDVAELKRFPQYFSFSLERRIKPRFGRLRQLGVSMPLEDMLKVSDGGFNARLLELRFKTLEFGVGQYL; encoded by the coding sequence ATGGCGATACTCCAACTATTTCCAACAAACTCCCAGTTTTCTTGCCACCTCAAACCTCCAGCAACATTGGACCGCGGCATCGTATTCAACGAAAAGGTGCGCTACCTTAAAGCCCTCAAAGTGAAGCCGGAGAAGGCCTTCCACTTAAACCCCATACTCCGCTCCTCCCCTCTCGCCGTCCTCGAATCCGTCACGCGCTGCCTCTACTCCCTCGGAGTTCCACGCACCGCCATGGGTCGCATCCTCGACATGCACCCTGTGCTCCTCACGTGCGACCCCTACTCCCAACTCTATCCCCTCCTTGACTTCCTCCTCCATGAGGTCCGAATCCCCTTCCCCGACGTCCACCTCTGCATCCTCCGCTGCCCCAGATTACTTGTTTCCAGCGTCGATAACCAATTGCGTCCCACACTGCTACTTCTCAGGGAACTAGGTTTCTGTGGGCCCCACTCCCTCACGTGCCAGACTACCCTGCTCCTCGTATCAAGCGTGGAGGACACCATTTTGCCCAAGTTGGAGTTTTTGAAGAGTTTGGGGTTCACCCACATCGAGGTTTGCAACATGGTCGTCAGGTCCCCTGGGTTGTTGACTTTAAGCGTGAAGAAGAATTTGGTGCCCAAGGTGGAATTTTTCTTGAAGGAGATGAATGGGGATGTTGCTGAGCTCAAGAGGTTTCCTCAGTATTTTTCTTTTAGCTTGGAACGGAGGATTAAGCCGAGATTCGGGAGGCTGAGGCAGCTTGGCGTGTCGATGCCGTTGGAAGATATGTTGAAGGTTAGTGATGGCGGGTTTAATGCTAGGTTGCTTGAATTGAGGTTTAAGACTCTTGAGTTTGGAGTAGGACAATACTTGTAG